The proteins below come from a single Acetobacteroides hydrogenigenes genomic window:
- a CDS encoding bifunctional metallophosphatase/5'-nucleotidase, with product MKVRISTIKALLLVLLFAMPLSMLASKGKEVKIVFTTDVHGAIFPYDFIEQKARPGSLAQVYSYVKEQRKQHPNLLLLDNGDMLQGQPTVYFYNFVDTVSQHLQARVMSYMGYNALTVGNHDLEPGHPVYDRVRQQSKLAWLAANAVTPSGKPYFEPYRVFKVDGKRVAVLGLITPAIPSWLPEDIWRGMTFNDMVESAKYWVDVIQKKEKPDAIVGMLHSGVNFNYNNQNENTYKNENAAMLVAKRVKGFDAILCGHDHEIFNKKVATDFGDSVQVLNPSAFARNVGVLSIVFQGKSKQVSGSVVDVRPFPAEKTFEEQFKNDFDKVKDFSSKKIGTLDEPIASADAFFGSSSFVDLIHRNMLKVTDADISFASPLTLNANIPAGEITVGDMFSLYKYENLLYVLNLTGQEVKDYLEYSYGLWVKSSDTFDDGMLLLNEKGKLKNQYYNFDSGAGIRYQVDITKPAGSKITIFSMADGTPFDLGKMYKVAMSSYRGNGGGGHLTLGAKIQPSEIGKRLVTSTTKDMRYLIMMDLIKTGILDYKPLSSWTFIPEDAVAKARKADESRIFRK from the coding sequence ATGAAAGTCAGAATCTCAACAATAAAGGCCCTTTTGCTGGTATTGCTTTTTGCAATGCCGCTTTCAATGCTTGCATCAAAGGGTAAGGAGGTTAAGATCGTTTTTACCACTGATGTGCATGGCGCCATCTTCCCCTACGATTTTATCGAGCAAAAGGCCCGGCCCGGTAGCCTTGCACAGGTATACAGCTATGTAAAGGAGCAGCGAAAGCAGCATCCTAATTTGCTGCTCCTCGATAACGGCGATATGCTGCAGGGGCAGCCAACGGTTTACTTCTACAACTTTGTAGACACGGTAAGCCAGCACCTCCAGGCAAGGGTTATGAGCTATATGGGGTATAATGCCCTAACCGTAGGCAACCATGATCTCGAACCCGGGCATCCGGTGTACGACAGAGTTCGTCAACAGTCGAAGCTTGCATGGCTAGCCGCAAATGCCGTTACGCCTTCGGGAAAACCCTACTTCGAGCCGTATAGGGTATTTAAGGTAGATGGCAAAAGGGTTGCAGTGCTTGGGCTCATTACACCTGCAATTCCGTCTTGGCTTCCCGAGGATATCTGGAGAGGAATGACGTTTAACGATATGGTCGAAAGCGCCAAGTATTGGGTTGATGTGATTCAGAAGAAGGAAAAGCCTGATGCCATCGTGGGCATGCTGCACTCCGGCGTAAACTTTAACTACAACAACCAAAACGAGAATACCTACAAGAATGAGAATGCGGCCATGCTTGTTGCAAAGCGAGTTAAAGGGTTTGATGCCATACTATGCGGGCACGACCACGAAATCTTCAACAAGAAGGTGGCAACCGACTTTGGCGATTCCGTTCAGGTTCTTAATCCATCCGCTTTTGCCCGTAATGTAGGCGTTCTAAGCATCGTTTTTCAGGGCAAAAGCAAGCAGGTAAGCGGTAGCGTTGTTGATGTTCGGCCATTCCCTGCCGAAAAAACTTTTGAAGAACAGTTCAAAAATGATTTTGATAAGGTTAAAGATTTTTCTTCGAAGAAAATAGGTACGCTCGATGAGCCAATTGCCTCTGCCGATGCCTTTTTTGGCAGCTCCTCATTTGTAGACCTGATTCATCGTAATATGCTAAAGGTTACCGATGCCGACATCAGCTTTGCTTCGCCGCTAACCTTAAATGCGAATATCCCTGCTGGCGAAATCACCGTTGGCGATATGTTTAGCCTTTACAAGTACGAAAACCTTCTTTACGTGCTTAACCTGACAGGGCAGGAGGTAAAGGACTACCTCGAATACTCCTATGGCTTATGGGTAAAGAGCAGCGATACCTTTGACGATGGTATGCTTCTGCTTAACGAAAAGGGAAAGCTGAAAAATCAGTACTACAATTTTGATTCTGGAGCGGGTATTAGGTATCAGGTGGATATTACAAAGCCTGCTGGAAGTAAAATTACCATATTTTCAATGGCCGATGGCACTCCATTCGATTTGGGTAAAATGTACAAGGTAGCCATGAGCAGCTACCGTGGAAATGGCGGTGGTGGACACCTTACCCTTGGAGCTAAAATTCAACCATCGGAGATTGGCAAACGGCTGGTTACAAGCACAACCAAGGATATGCGCTACCTAATTATGATGGACCTGATAAAAACCGGAATACTCGATTACAAGCCGTTGAGCTCATGGACGTTTATTCCTGAAGATGCTGTAGCAAAGGCTCGGAAAGCAGACGAATCGCGCATTTTTAGAAAGTGA
- a CDS encoding OmpA family protein, whose protein sequence is MGHIFKSAFILLFVSLLCQSAVGEDYSSKNKRAVKAYQEALELFKSRQYEDFFDKIDKTIDEDTAFTEAYLLAMQASVEKLYEKRAIYYGEKAFRLNPTLHPSLASILGKLYLRDGQYDKSIECFNFFIAKFPNQRSKVDENLGKAQVARELKSKPVSFVPQNMGDSINSKFDDYWPSISGDGNVFVKTSNIPRLDSSHIFQEDFFVSKKDSLGGWCKAAPLAGSINTAANEGAQSLTADGKGMFFTMCINECNIYYSKLKDGIWGNPEKLPTPVNSPLSSDKQPSISADGRYLFFTSNRGGGYGGYDLYVAIRDMETGEWIEVRNLGPKINTSKNDVAPFIHFDGQTLYFASDGHDGLGGLDLFMSRLDANGEWTTPVNLGYPVNTHGEEQGIVVSADTRNTFIASNREEGKGLDIYFFEMSEALKPQVTSYLKGSVVDAKTKKPLAAEIILANLKTGKDEFVSSSDPDNGSFFTSLPAATSYALQVTKKGYLFNSQSFMLDSTKTLQNPLEIKVELEPISVGSTTVLRNIYFEVNSYMLRPESEVELNTLIKLLNSNPTLWIEISGHTDSSGSQVFNNVLSSNRAKEVVQYLVAKGIDKNRLRAVGYGSSNPIAPNDSIENKAKNRRTEFKVLYK, encoded by the coding sequence ATGGGACACATTTTTAAATCAGCCTTCATTCTACTATTTGTTTCTTTGCTGTGTCAAAGTGCTGTTGGCGAAGATTATTCTTCGAAGAATAAACGGGCCGTAAAGGCATATCAAGAGGCCTTAGAGCTATTTAAATCTCGTCAATACGAGGATTTTTTTGATAAAATTGATAAAACGATAGACGAGGACACAGCATTTACTGAGGCATACCTGTTGGCCATGCAGGCATCAGTAGAAAAACTATACGAGAAAAGAGCCATATACTATGGAGAAAAGGCCTTTCGCCTTAATCCAACCCTGCATCCTTCGCTAGCATCAATTCTTGGTAAGCTTTATCTCCGCGATGGGCAATACGATAAGTCTATTGAATGTTTCAACTTTTTTATAGCGAAATTCCCTAACCAACGGAGTAAGGTTGACGAAAACTTGGGTAAGGCACAGGTGGCAAGAGAGCTTAAGAGCAAACCCGTTAGCTTTGTTCCCCAAAATATGGGTGATAGCATTAACTCAAAGTTTGACGACTACTGGCCTAGCATATCGGGAGATGGAAATGTCTTTGTTAAAACGAGCAATATTCCCAGATTAGATAGCTCACATATCTTTCAGGAAGATTTTTTTGTTTCAAAAAAGGATAGTCTTGGAGGTTGGTGTAAAGCCGCACCTCTTGCTGGATCAATAAACACAGCAGCAAATGAAGGCGCCCAATCGCTTACTGCAGATGGAAAAGGAATGTTCTTTACAATGTGCATCAACGAATGTAATATCTACTATTCTAAGCTTAAGGATGGAATATGGGGCAATCCGGAAAAGTTGCCAACGCCTGTAAATTCTCCGTTATCTTCGGATAAGCAGCCTTCTATAAGCGCAGACGGTCGTTACCTGTTCTTTACAAGCAATAGGGGAGGTGGCTATGGAGGCTACGACCTATATGTTGCAATTCGGGATATGGAAACCGGAGAGTGGATTGAGGTTAGGAATCTTGGTCCAAAGATAAATACGTCTAAAAACGATGTTGCTCCCTTCATTCACTTTGATGGACAAACGCTATATTTTGCCTCAGATGGTCATGATGGACTTGGCGGGCTAGATCTCTTTATGTCGAGGCTAGATGCCAATGGTGAATGGACAACGCCTGTAAATCTAGGTTATCCTGTTAATACACATGGCGAAGAGCAAGGAATAGTAGTTTCGGCTGATACCAGAAATACCTTTATTGCCTCGAATAGAGAAGAAGGAAAAGGATTAGACATCTACTTTTTCGAAATGTCTGAGGCGTTAAAACCCCAGGTAACATCGTACTTAAAAGGCTCGGTAGTTGATGCAAAAACGAAGAAACCTCTTGCCGCAGAAATCATCCTAGCCAATCTAAAGACAGGGAAGGATGAATTTGTAAGTAGTTCTGATCCCGACAATGGATCTTTCTTTACCTCTCTTCCTGCAGCAACCAGTTACGCTCTTCAGGTTACCAAAAAGGGGTATCTGTTTAATTCGCAAAGCTTCATGCTCGATTCTACCAAAACTCTCCAAAATCCATTGGAAATTAAGGTAGAGTTGGAGCCAATAAGTGTTGGAAGTACAACCGTTCTGCGCAATATCTACTTTGAGGTGAACTCCTACATGCTTAGACCGGAGTCGGAAGTTGAGCTAAATACCTTAATCAAGCTGCTTAACAGTAACCCAACGCTATGGATTGAAATTTCAGGGCATACAGACAGTTCGGGATCGCAGGTGTTTAATAATGTATTGAGCTCAAATAGAGCAAAAGAAGTTGTACAGTACTTGGTTGCTAAAGGTATCGATAAAAATAGGCTGCGTGCAGTTGGTTATGGTTCATCGAACCCCATAGCTCCAAATGATAGTATTGAGAATAAGGCTAAGAATAGAAGAACCGAATTCAAGGTTCTTTATAAGTAG
- a CDS encoding C1 family peptidase: MKKLVVLAVAALFALGANAQKDKKKEEAKPEGYKFTVVKQVPGTPVKDQFRSGTCWSFSGLGFVENELLRLGKGEFDLSEMWLVRNCYAGKAEKFVRLQGNFNFGGGGGTFDIFWVMNNFGFIPEEAYPGLQYGEPKHVHGELDALTKAYVDVIVKNPNKKLSTAWKKGFDGILDAYLGPKPEKFTYKGVEYTPESFAKSLGINSDDYVSFTSYTHHPFYSKFVLEIPDNWLWEESYNIPMEDMEQVIDNAINNGYSVAWGADVSEKGFQYNKGVAVIPQTDVAVLNNSEKAKWTELTPKERESMFYNLDRPVVEQTITQKMRQEAFDNYQTTDDHGMVIEGIAKDQRGEKFYIIKNSWNTDNVYKGYFYASRPFVQYKTMNIMVHKSAIPAEILKKIGLSK, from the coding sequence ATGAAAAAATTAGTTGTGCTTGCTGTCGCTGCACTTTTTGCTCTTGGAGCAAATGCGCAGAAGGACAAAAAAAAGGAAGAAGCTAAACCTGAAGGATACAAGTTTACAGTGGTTAAGCAAGTTCCTGGAACTCCTGTGAAGGATCAATTTCGTTCGGGAACCTGCTGGAGCTTTTCAGGATTAGGGTTTGTTGAAAATGAGCTGCTTCGTTTGGGTAAGGGAGAGTTCGACTTGTCGGAAATGTGGTTGGTAAGAAACTGCTATGCTGGAAAGGCCGAAAAGTTTGTGCGTTTGCAAGGAAACTTCAACTTTGGAGGTGGCGGTGGAACCTTCGATATCTTCTGGGTTATGAATAACTTCGGCTTTATCCCCGAAGAAGCTTACCCTGGTCTTCAGTATGGAGAACCAAAGCATGTTCATGGAGAACTAGATGCATTAACAAAGGCGTATGTTGACGTAATCGTAAAGAACCCCAATAAAAAGCTGTCTACAGCTTGGAAAAAAGGGTTTGATGGCATTCTTGATGCTTATCTAGGTCCTAAACCAGAAAAGTTTACCTACAAAGGGGTTGAGTATACTCCTGAGTCTTTTGCCAAGAGCCTAGGTATTAACTCAGACGATTATGTTTCGTTTACCTCATACACTCATCATCCTTTCTATAGCAAATTTGTCCTCGAAATTCCAGACAACTGGCTTTGGGAAGAATCCTATAACATTCCAATGGAAGATATGGAGCAGGTTATAGATAATGCCATTAATAATGGTTACTCTGTAGCTTGGGGGGCCGACGTTAGCGAAAAAGGATTCCAGTACAACAAGGGAGTTGCAGTAATACCTCAAACTGATGTAGCTGTTCTTAATAACTCTGAAAAGGCAAAGTGGACTGAACTTACTCCAAAAGAAAGAGAGTCTATGTTCTACAACCTTGACCGTCCTGTTGTTGAACAAACCATTACACAAAAGATGCGTCAGGAGGCTTTTGACAACTATCAAACAACTGATGATCATGGTATGGTTATAGAAGGTATTGCTAAAGACCAACGTGGAGAGAAATTCTACATTATTAAGAATTCTTGGAATACAGACAATGTATATAAAGGATACTTCTACGCTTCTCGTCCATTTGTTCAGTATAAAACTATGAACATTATGGTTCACAAGAGCGCTATTCCTGCTGAAATCTTAAAAAAGATAGGGTTGTCGAAGTAG
- the fabG gene encoding 3-oxoacyl-[acyl-carrier-protein] reductase, whose amino-acid sequence MNLLAGKVAIITGAARGIGKAIALRFAAEGCNVAFTDLEYNEAAQATEKEIAALGVKVKGYASNAANFEDTHRVVDEIVKDFGRVDILVNNAGITKDGALKRMTEAQWDAVIAVNLKSVFNFTKAVQPVMWKQGNGSVINMSSVVGVSGNANQCNYAASKAGIIGFTQSAAKEMGMRNIRHNAIAPGFIMTEMTDQLPDDVKAEWASKIPLRRGGTPEDVANACVFFASDLSSYVTGQVLTVCGGMNI is encoded by the coding sequence ATGAATTTATTAGCAGGGAAAGTAGCCATCATTACAGGGGCAGCACGAGGTATTGGTAAAGCAATTGCGCTACGTTTTGCAGCCGAAGGTTGCAATGTCGCTTTTACTGACCTTGAGTATAACGAAGCTGCTCAGGCTACAGAAAAAGAGATCGCCGCATTGGGTGTTAAGGTTAAAGGATACGCATCAAATGCTGCCAACTTTGAAGACACCCACCGTGTTGTAGATGAGATTGTAAAAGATTTTGGACGCGTAGATATTTTGGTAAACAATGCTGGTATTACCAAAGACGGTGCACTAAAACGTATGACCGAAGCCCAATGGGATGCTGTTATTGCAGTAAACCTAAAATCGGTATTTAACTTTACCAAAGCTGTTCAGCCAGTTATGTGGAAACAGGGCAATGGTAGCGTTATAAATATGAGTTCGGTAGTAGGCGTTTCTGGAAATGCAAACCAATGTAACTACGCTGCATCAAAGGCTGGTATTATAGGTTTTACCCAATCAGCAGCAAAGGAAATGGGTATGCGTAATATTCGTCATAATGCAATTGCTCCAGGTTTTATCATGACAGAGATGACCGATCAACTTCCTGATGATGTAAAAGCAGAGTGGGCTTCAAAGATTCCACTTCGTCGTGGAGGTACTCCTGAAGATGTTGCTAACGCGTGCGTTTTCTTTGCATCCGATCTTTCATCGTATGTTACAGGTCAGGTTCTGACCGTATGTGGAGGTATGAATATTTAG
- a CDS encoding DUF6340 family protein translates to MRKIIAYLFLIFTASSCAVTTKTVNVDVLIPSAERISLKDDERIVLVANYRLKSRLVNKQKSAFVDDSLQVVNTIENFKAYFQSLGTFSQSYVRVNYHPISESDPELLTSEEIKSFSQLEKPKYIVVLSLLRTLIERETPTSYKVVYASLWHVYNAKEGVLERELLDKDSLYYDQYEKVSRSELDSIISNDVSYRVAQKIGFSILPFWQEQYRYYLTVPDLKFQKVSQLVQDFKWKEVISLMQTFLTSPEKNDVYAATFNIALACEMMGNIDLAKKWLEKCQKIKNSYVVQQYWTALIKREMQEKGASVENGTLEDQQQE, encoded by the coding sequence ATGCGAAAAATTATTGCTTATTTGTTTTTGATATTTACAGCATCCTCATGTGCTGTAACAACCAAAACTGTAAATGTTGATGTTCTTATACCAAGTGCCGAGCGGATATCGCTGAAGGATGACGAGCGTATTGTACTTGTTGCCAACTATCGTTTAAAAAGCAGGCTGGTAAACAAGCAAAAGTCAGCATTTGTAGATGATTCTCTTCAGGTTGTTAATACCATAGAAAATTTTAAGGCGTATTTTCAATCGTTAGGGACATTCTCGCAGAGTTACGTGCGGGTTAACTATCACCCAATCTCAGAAAGTGATCCAGAACTCCTCACCTCAGAAGAAATAAAAAGTTTTTCGCAGTTGGAAAAGCCTAAGTATATCGTAGTACTTTCTCTATTACGAACTCTTATTGAAAGAGAAACTCCTACTTCCTATAAAGTAGTTTATGCGTCGTTGTGGCATGTCTACAATGCTAAAGAGGGGGTGTTAGAGAGAGAACTACTCGATAAAGATTCCTTATATTACGACCAATATGAAAAAGTTTCACGATCGGAACTTGACTCTATAATATCTAATGATGTTTCATATCGAGTTGCCCAAAAGATTGGTTTTTCCATACTACCATTTTGGCAAGAGCAGTACAGATATTATCTTACCGTTCCAGATTTAAAGTTTCAGAAAGTTAGCCAATTAGTGCAAGATTTTAAGTGGAAAGAAGTTATATCGTTAATGCAAACTTTCTTGACATCTCCCGAAAAAAATGACGTGTATGCGGCAACTTTTAATATCGCGCTTGCCTGTGAAATGATGGGTAATATTGATCTTGCCAAGAAGTGGCTGGAAAAATGTCAAAAGATAAAGAATTCCTATGTAGTGCAGCAATATTGGACTGCCTTAATAAAACGAGAAATGCAGGAAAAGGGTGCATCCGTAGAAAATGGCACATTGGAAGACCAACAACAGGAATAA
- a CDS encoding ABC transporter permease encodes MALNRLKKSYEVFSNTYLYELKLLLKDSGVLFILFGASIFYSLIYTYSYSREVVNDISVAVVDLNGTKSSRDVVRMLDATPQMNITYHTQNFKEAKALFYDDKVHGVIVIPEDFERKIYRGEQAAITAYADATFFMVYKQILSGAAQVSGTMSAKIEIGRLMQKGNDKYKAVAQSQPVSVTTSYLYNPASGYASYAMPGVILMILQQTLLLGIGMLGGTLREKKRKYFYVDGDVDPRHAISALLGKAFAFITLHLFNIFFMLVIVYKLFDLPQKGNPLEVFIFLMPYLFAVIFLGIAIATLFKKRENSLIFMFFTSIPFIFLSGFSWPANEMPLLLQKLSLLIPSTMAIQGYLRLNTMGASLAQVSSELAFLAMLMVVYFVVALLITKYRIHQNNREMQEPSDEALEP; translated from the coding sequence ATGGCACTAAACAGATTAAAAAAGTCGTACGAGGTATTTTCGAATACCTACCTATACGAGCTAAAGCTGCTGCTTAAGGACTCGGGGGTGCTCTTCATTCTATTTGGAGCATCAATATTCTACTCCTTAATATATACGTACTCCTATTCGCGCGAGGTGGTAAACGATATCTCGGTGGCGGTTGTCGACTTAAATGGTACCAAGTCAAGTAGAGATGTGGTACGCATGCTCGATGCTACGCCTCAAATGAATATAACCTACCATACGCAGAACTTTAAGGAGGCAAAGGCGCTATTTTACGACGATAAAGTTCATGGCGTTATCGTAATCCCCGAGGATTTCGAGCGAAAGATCTATAGGGGAGAGCAGGCTGCAATTACGGCCTATGCCGATGCTACCTTCTTTATGGTATACAAGCAGATTTTATCGGGAGCTGCTCAGGTGTCGGGTACAATGAGCGCTAAAATTGAGATCGGGAGGCTGATGCAAAAGGGGAATGACAAGTATAAGGCAGTAGCGCAAAGCCAGCCGGTATCCGTAACAACCAGCTACCTGTATAATCCGGCTTCGGGTTACGCCTCGTATGCGATGCCAGGAGTTATCCTGATGATCCTTCAGCAAACGCTGCTGCTCGGCATCGGGATGCTTGGAGGTACGCTGCGGGAGAAGAAGCGCAAGTACTTCTACGTGGATGGAGATGTTGATCCTCGTCATGCCATTTCGGCATTGTTGGGTAAGGCTTTTGCGTTCATAACGCTGCACCTGTTCAACATCTTCTTTATGCTGGTGATCGTTTATAAGCTCTTTGACCTACCGCAAAAGGGGAATCCTTTAGAGGTATTTATCTTCTTAATGCCCTACCTATTTGCGGTCATATTTCTAGGTATTGCTATTGCGACCCTGTTTAAGAAGCGCGAAAATTCGCTGATATTTATGTTCTTCACCTCTATTCCGTTTATCTTCCTAAGCGGATTCTCGTGGCCTGCAAACGAAATGCCGTTACTACTGCAGAAGCTATCCCTGCTAATCCCTAGTACAATGGCAATTCAGGGCTATTTACGATTGAATACGATGGGGGCATCGCTGGCTCAGGTATCAAGTGAGCTGGCGTTTCTAGCTATGCTGATGGTTGTTTACTTTGTAGTTGCTCTGCTGATAACGAAGTATCGCATCCACCAAAACAATAGGGAAATGCAGGAACCCTCGGATGAAGCCCTAGAACCGTAG
- a CDS encoding GAF domain-containing protein, producing the protein MKIRLNIRWKLILGILAVVFLAYSISIYEQIKGLNTLKSRYAEEIALRVGKDYSLKMQNEINSKLLETSNLAKQIGMQLTNPEGERPNAIKTILNSVADANPNLTSVWASVELRNMSSSYTKDYGRVRFTYFRENGVLKYMQDTVELDGDNKTSLYYNCKVKKADLLSDPYWFSYNKKDSILETSIGTPLLEGSRFLGIVGFDISLEAFQTMVDSIRPIKGARSFVLSSNGSVIAANDSKLRGKKLQDVYNEASEALLTEKIAQNKPFGFEVKIGEPYHYAVLPVNYKSAKTSWAFGFAVPSRELLGSADNTTDKLWLLAIISMLVIMGVIWYISFKITKPLYRVNRALKNLAEGKIDESSKIKVDTNDELHDIAISTNELIDSMMRTVEFTTEVGKGNTNIDFKPRNENDVLGISLLNMKQNLDEAKRLEAIRKVEDEKISWATHGVALFGELLRHQETNLEDFSYHIISNLIEYIKADVGGLFLINDHENGERTIDLMACYAYDRRKYEERRLLIGEGLVGRCVQENETIFITDVPKSYLTIGSGLGEDRPSCILIVPLKLNDEVYGVLELASFEVFEKHVIDFVEKIGVTIASTISTTRINIKTQQLLEASKFQAEELSAQEEEMRQNMEELLATQEEAARKSKEIENLLESLGTASYIIEYDIEGYVIVANDSILNLLGMRRENLIGLNIREIDSYANKHFNEFWNSIKRGIPAKVKSELTGVNTSAILYETFIPIADEDDKVYKVMLIGQNLDEFVSLSEKNVTTSLN; encoded by the coding sequence ATGAAAATAAGACTGAATATCCGCTGGAAGCTCATTCTAGGCATTTTGGCTGTTGTGTTTTTGGCTTACTCTATAAGCATTTATGAGCAAATCAAAGGGCTTAACACGCTTAAAAGCAGATATGCTGAGGAAATTGCACTTCGTGTTGGTAAGGATTACTCCTTGAAGATGCAAAATGAGATCAACTCAAAACTGTTGGAAACCTCTAATCTGGCAAAACAGATAGGTATGCAACTTACTAATCCAGAAGGGGAAAGACCCAATGCCATAAAGACAATTCTTAATTCTGTAGCAGATGCAAATCCTAACCTAACATCGGTTTGGGCATCTGTAGAGTTACGAAATATGAGTTCGTCATACACAAAGGATTACGGACGAGTTCGATTTACCTACTTTAGAGAAAATGGCGTTTTAAAGTACATGCAGGACACTGTAGAACTGGATGGTGACAACAAAACATCGTTATACTATAACTGTAAGGTAAAAAAGGCTGATCTTCTTTCTGATCCCTACTGGTTTAGCTACAACAAGAAGGATAGTATACTTGAAACAAGCATTGGAACCCCATTACTTGAAGGATCTCGTTTTCTAGGAATTGTAGGTTTCGACATCTCATTGGAGGCCTTCCAAACTATGGTAGATAGCATAAGGCCTATTAAAGGAGCACGATCGTTTGTACTTTCGTCCAATGGATCTGTAATTGCCGCCAACGACTCTAAACTTAGAGGAAAGAAGCTTCAAGACGTTTACAACGAAGCATCTGAAGCGCTCTTAACTGAAAAAATTGCTCAAAATAAGCCTTTTGGCTTTGAGGTAAAGATTGGAGAACCATACCACTATGCTGTTCTACCTGTGAACTATAAATCAGCAAAAACCAGCTGGGCATTTGGATTTGCAGTACCCTCGCGCGAGCTGCTAGGAAGCGCAGACAACACAACCGATAAGCTCTGGCTATTAGCCATCATTTCTATGCTGGTAATCATGGGTGTTATTTGGTATATCTCCTTCAAAATCACGAAACCTCTTTACCGAGTAAATAGAGCGCTAAAGAATCTTGCAGAAGGTAAAATTGACGAATCGAGCAAGATAAAAGTTGATACGAATGATGAGCTTCACGATATTGCAATTTCTACAAACGAGCTTATTGATAGCATGATGCGAACCGTAGAGTTTACAACTGAAGTGGGGAAAGGCAATACAAATATCGACTTTAAGCCAAGAAACGAAAACGACGTATTGGGCATCTCTCTCCTCAATATGAAACAAAACCTTGATGAAGCAAAAAGGCTGGAGGCAATAAGAAAAGTAGAAGATGAAAAAATAAGCTGGGCCACTCATGGCGTTGCCCTTTTTGGAGAGTTGCTCAGACACCAAGAAACTAACCTTGAGGATTTCTCTTACCATATAATCAGCAATTTAATCGAGTACATTAAGGCCGATGTTGGGGGATTATTCTTGATTAATGATCATGAGAATGGCGAGCGTACCATAGACCTCATGGCATGCTACGCATATGACAGACGCAAGTATGAAGAAAGACGCCTATTAATTGGAGAGGGGCTTGTGGGACGATGCGTTCAGGAAAATGAGACAATATTTATAACTGATGTTCCTAAATCGTACCTTACCATAGGTTCCGGATTGGGAGAAGATAGGCCATCTTGTATCCTAATAGTACCTCTAAAGCTCAACGATGAAGTATATGGAGTATTAGAGTTGGCCTCATTTGAGGTATTCGAAAAGCACGTTATTGATTTTGTAGAGAAAATTGGAGTTACCATAGCATCGACTATTTCTACTACACGTATCAACATTAAAACGCAACAGCTCCTAGAAGCTTCGAAGTTCCAAGCCGAAGAGCTTTCGGCTCAGGAAGAGGAAATGCGCCAAAACATGGAAGAGCTGCTTGCAACTCAAGAAGAGGCGGCCAGAAAATCAAAAGAAATTGAGAATCTGCTCGAATCGCTAGGAACCGCAAGCTACATTATAGAGTACGATATAGAAGGGTACGTAATTGTAGCAAACGATTCCATTCTAAATCTGTTAGGAATGCGACGTGAAAACCTTATAGGCTTGAACATTCGCGAAATAGACAGCTATGCAAATAAGCATTTCAACGAATTCTGGAATAGCATAAAGAGAGGAATTCCTGCCAAAGTTAAATCGGAGCTTACGGGAGTTAATACATCAGCAATTCTTTACGAAACCTTCATCCCTATTGCTGATGAAGATGATAAGGTTTACAAGGTTATGCTAATAGGCCAAAACCTTGATGAGTTTGTAAGCCTTTCGGAAAAGAACGTAACAACCTCTTTGAACTAA